A genomic window from Leptolyngbya sp. BL0902 includes:
- a CDS encoding class I SAM-dependent methyltransferase translates to MATFLRPLSYRHQWLYDGISRTAALTVGGERRFRTLALQDLALTPAASVLDLCCGSGQTTAFLVNHSQRVTGLDASPKSIERARRNVPQATFVEGWAETMPFEDNCFDLIHSSAALHEMEPGQRQQIFAEILRVLRPGGIVAVVDFHSPHNPVYWPGLATFLWLFETHTAWAMLKADLPQELRDLGFQAMAHRLYAGGSLQVVQAQKPTASPIQRTEDDPR, encoded by the coding sequence ATGGCTACTTTTCTACGACCCCTCAGCTACCGCCATCAGTGGTTATACGATGGTATTTCTCGCACCGCCGCCCTCACCGTAGGCGGCGAGCGCCGATTTCGCACCCTGGCCCTGCAAGACCTCGCCCTCACCCCGGCGGCGTCGGTGCTAGATCTCTGCTGCGGAAGCGGCCAAACCACAGCCTTTTTGGTGAACCACAGCCAGCGGGTCACGGGCCTCGATGCCTCGCCCAAGTCCATCGAGCGGGCTAGGCGCAACGTGCCCCAAGCCACCTTTGTGGAGGGCTGGGCCGAGACCATGCCCTTTGAGGACAACTGCTTTGATCTGATCCACAGCAGCGCCGCCCTGCACGAGATGGAACCCGGACAGCGGCAACAAATCTTTGCAGAAATCTTGCGGGTTCTACGGCCTGGGGGCATAGTGGCAGTGGTAGATTTCCACAGCCCCCATAATCCGGTCTACTGGCCGGGGTTAGCGACGTTCCTATGGTTGTTTGAAACCCACACCGCCTGGGCCATGCTCAAGGCTGATCTTCCCCAAGAACTCCGCGACCTTGGCTTTCAAGCGATGGCCCATCGGCTCTATGCTGGCGGCAGTCTTCAGGTGGTGCAGGCCCAGAAGCCCACAGCCTCCCCGATTCAGCGGACTGAAGACGACCCAAGATAG